The following proteins are co-located in the Myroides profundi genome:
- a CDS encoding type I restriction enzyme HsdR N-terminal domain-containing protein, which yields MQRLNFPPFDFRFKNSENKLSIFDVIRKKFIQLTPEEWVRQHVVHDLIYTKGYPLSLISVEKVVRINGMTKRYDVVIFRPNGEIFMLIECKAPEIKITQTTFDQIARYNFQLRSTYLYVTNGLNHYYCQMDYENSKYVFLRELPNYNEELGRKN from the coding sequence ATGCAAAGACTGAATTTCCCACCGTTTGATTTTCGTTTCAAAAATAGTGAAAATAAGCTATCTATTTTTGATGTTATCCGTAAAAAGTTTATTCAGCTTACTCCTGAGGAATGGGTAAGACAGCATGTGGTACATGATTTGATCTATACTAAAGGTTATCCTCTTTCCCTCATCAGTGTAGAGAAAGTAGTGAGAATTAATGGAATGACGAAACGATATGATGTGGTGATTTTTAGACCTAATGGTGAAATCTTTATGCTCATAGAGTGTAAAGCACCTGAGATAAAAATTACCCAAACAACATTTGATCAGATTGCTCGTTATAATTTTCAATTAAGATCAACCTATCTGTATGTCACCAATGGGCTAAATCATTACTACTGTCAAATGGATTACGAAAATAGTAAATATGTGTTCTTAAGAGAATTGCCAAATTATAATGAGGAATTAGGAAGGAAGAATTAG
- a CDS encoding glycosyltransferase family 2 protein, giving the protein MNKKFAVAILNWNGEQLLRQFLPSVLKYSDKANIYVIDNASTDQSIAVLEQEFPSVHIIQNKQNYGFAQGYNEGLKDIQEPYLVLLNSDIEVTENWLDSVEEIFDKQPRVAIVQPKILDYKRKTHFEYAGAAGGFIDSYGFPFCRGRIFDTIEEDKGQYNDIIDIFWASGACFFIRNEVYQKLGGLDEDYFAHQEEIDLCWRAHHLGYKIKYTGYSTVYHVGGATLKYQSPKKTYLNFRNSLLTLYKNLPSKGKFSTIFLRLCLDGIAGVRYMLMLQPKHCFAIVRSHFAFYKRIPIFKKKVSKSPVKEYYRTKSIVKLYYIQKRKTYIRIF; this is encoded by the coding sequence ATGAATAAAAAGTTTGCCGTAGCTATTTTAAATTGGAATGGAGAACAGCTGTTAAGACAGTTTCTTCCTTCTGTACTGAAGTATTCGGACAAAGCTAATATATACGTTATCGATAATGCTTCTACTGATCAGTCTATAGCTGTTCTAGAACAAGAATTTCCTTCTGTTCATATTATTCAGAATAAGCAAAACTATGGTTTTGCTCAAGGATATAATGAAGGGTTAAAAGATATTCAAGAACCTTACTTAGTACTGTTGAATTCAGATATCGAAGTAACCGAAAATTGGTTAGACTCGGTAGAAGAAATATTTGACAAACAACCTCGAGTAGCTATTGTACAGCCTAAAATTCTTGACTATAAACGCAAAACGCACTTTGAGTATGCAGGTGCTGCAGGTGGTTTTATAGATTCGTACGGATTCCCATTCTGTAGAGGGCGTATCTTCGATACCATAGAAGAAGATAAAGGACAATACAATGATATTATAGATATCTTCTGGGCTTCAGGTGCTTGCTTTTTTATCCGTAATGAAGTTTACCAAAAACTAGGTGGACTCGATGAAGACTACTTTGCTCATCAAGAAGAAATAGACTTATGCTGGCGAGCACATCATCTGGGATATAAGATTAAGTACACAGGGTATTCTACTGTGTATCACGTTGGTGGAGCAACTTTAAAGTATCAGAGTCCAAAGAAGACTTATCTTAACTTTAGGAACTCTCTACTTACTTTGTATAAAAATCTACCTTCTAAAGGCAAGTTCTCTACTATCTTTTTAAGATTGTGCTTAGACGGCATCGCAGGGGTAAGATATATGCTAATGTTGCAACCCAAACATTGCTTTGCAATTGTTCGTTCTCACTTTGCATTTTACAAACGCATTCCTATCTTCAAAAAAAAGGTATCAAAATCTCCTGTAAAAGAGTATTATCGAACTAAATCAATTGTTAAATTATATTATATTCAAAAACGTAAGACTTATATTAGAATATTCTAA
- a CDS encoding OmpA/MotB family protein produces MKKVVLGLSVLALTLGSCGTKQKIADLEAKNKEVQDLLNTCTIKLNSALAERNAFSNEIEHLKKNNSDLLSNMGNMTMLTSKGAENLEKTLESMKEKDLKITRLQDAITKKDSVTLALVRSVKKEVGFDDPDIQVNVEKGVVYISIADKLLFKTAGYEVSSEAKRVLAKVAAIAKSKPDFEVMVEGHTDNVSIKNAMMRDNWDLSVKRAVSIVQVLQNDFQLNPGQLVASGRGEYVPLVENDTPENRARNRRTRIVLLPKIDQFYDMIEKEMKSMTK; encoded by the coding sequence ATGAAAAAAGTAGTTTTAGGATTATCTGTTTTAGCCTTGACATTAGGTTCTTGTGGTACAAAACAGAAAATTGCAGACTTAGAAGCTAAAAACAAAGAAGTACAAGATTTATTAAATACATGTACTATAAAACTAAACTCTGCTTTAGCTGAGAGAAATGCTTTCTCTAACGAGATCGAGCATTTGAAAAAGAACAACTCTGACTTATTAAGCAATATGGGTAACATGACTATGTTAACTTCTAAAGGTGCTGAAAACTTAGAGAAAACTTTGGAGAGCATGAAAGAGAAAGATCTTAAGATCACTCGTCTTCAAGATGCAATCACGAAGAAAGACTCTGTTACTTTAGCTTTAGTAAGAAGTGTGAAGAAAGAAGTTGGTTTCGATGATCCAGATATCCAAGTTAACGTAGAAAAAGGTGTAGTATACATCTCTATCGCTGACAAATTATTATTCAAAACAGCTGGTTATGAAGTAAGTTCTGAGGCTAAACGTGTATTAGCTAAAGTAGCTGCTATCGCTAAGAGCAAACCAGACTTCGAAGTAATGGTAGAAGGACACACAGATAACGTATCTATCAAAAACGCAATGATGAGAGACAACTGGGATCTAAGTGTTAAACGTGCGGTATCTATCGTTCAAGTTTTACAAAATGACTTCCAATTAAACCCTGGTCAATTAGTTGCTTCAGGACGTGGAGAGTATGTACCATTAGTAGAAAACGATACTCCTGAAAACAGAGCTAGAAACAGAAGAACTAGAATCGTTTTACTTCCTAAGATTGATCAATTCTACGATATGATCGAGAAAGAAATGAAAAGTATGACTAAATAA
- the holA gene encoding DNA polymerase III subunit delta gives MDQVKDIIKNIKAGNAAPIYFLMGEEPYYIDKISEYIEDNLLTEEEKGFNQMVLYGRDVTVQDIVSNAKRFPLMAEKQVVIVKEAQELARSIDQLESYAAQVQPSTVLVFCYKYKTLDKRKKIYKAIEKSGIIFESKKLKEYQIEAWLKKLLTAKGYSIDPKASAMLVEFLGTDLSKIANEIDKLALIVPKGVQITAEVVEKNIGISKDFNNFELIKAIVDRNQLKAYKIANYFAQNPKNNPIVLTMGLVYSYFSKLLLYHGLKDKSPSNVMKQLKVSQYAIKDYEMGFRIYKMKQVSSIIAHLKDVDLKSKGVGAQAMPQGELLKEMLIKIFN, from the coding sequence TTGGATCAAGTAAAGGACATAATAAAGAATATAAAGGCAGGGAATGCTGCTCCTATATATTTTTTGATGGGGGAAGAACCGTATTATATTGATAAAATCTCTGAGTATATTGAAGATAATCTATTGACAGAAGAAGAGAAGGGGTTTAATCAAATGGTATTATATGGGCGAGATGTCACTGTTCAAGACATTGTTTCTAATGCAAAGCGATTCCCTTTAATGGCAGAAAAGCAAGTTGTCATTGTTAAAGAAGCTCAAGAGTTAGCACGTTCTATAGACCAATTAGAATCTTATGCTGCACAAGTACAACCTTCTACCGTATTAGTATTCTGCTATAAGTACAAAACATTAGACAAAAGAAAGAAGATTTACAAGGCGATAGAGAAGTCTGGTATCATATTTGAAAGTAAGAAGTTAAAAGAGTATCAGATAGAAGCTTGGCTTAAGAAATTACTAACTGCAAAAGGGTATAGTATAGATCCTAAAGCTTCTGCAATGCTAGTAGAGTTCTTAGGAACAGATTTGTCTAAAATAGCGAATGAGATAGATAAACTGGCTTTAATTGTACCAAAAGGAGTACAAATCACAGCAGAAGTAGTAGAAAAGAACATCGGAATAAGTAAAGATTTTAATAATTTTGAATTGATTAAAGCTATTGTAGACCGCAATCAGCTCAAAGCGTATAAAATTGCAAATTACTTTGCACAGAACCCAAAGAATAACCCAATCGTATTGACAATGGGGCTTGTTTATTCTTATTTTTCTAAGCTTTTGTTGTACCATGGATTGAAAGATAAGTCACCATCTAACGTGATGAAACAATTAAAAGTGAGTCAATACGCAATAAAAGACTACGAAATGGGTTTTAGAATCTATAAGATGAAGCAAGTCAGTAGTATCATTGCACATCTAAAGGATGTAGACCTTAAAAGTAAGGGAGTAGGAGCTCAGGCGATGCC